The Synechococcus sp. M16.1 genome includes the window GTGCCGTTGCAGCGAGTGACCCTGCGGAGATGCCTGTGCTGCACCTGTGACGTTGAGTGTGGTGAGTCCCAAGTTGAGCCTTTGACCTCGGCCTCCCGGCCATCCTTGATTCAGTCCGCAGGGCGTGCAGCTCGCCGTGGCAAGTACAAGCCTCACCTTGCGCTGATCTCAGCCCCGCCATCGGATCTTTCGACCGGCACTCTTATCCGCCATCAGAACCGTTGGGGCAGAGTCTTTAAGCGCAGCGGAGACATTGTTTTTTCTCTCGCCGTACTCAGCATCGGTTCTCCGTTGTTGCTGCTTCTGGCGGGATTGGTGAAGCTCAGTTCACCGGGGCCTGTGTTTTACGTACAGCGTCGGGTGGGCCGGAACTACCAGCGTTTTGGCTGTATCAAGTTCCGCACCATGCGGGCCGATGCGGATGCCGTTCTTGCGCGTGTTCTGGAGGCAGATTCCTCGCTGCGTGCTGAGTTCGAGCGTGACTTCAAATTGAAACGTGATCCCCGAATCACTCCCCTGGGCCGTTTCCTGCGCCGCTCGAGTCTTGATGAGCTACCACAGTTCTTGAATGTTCTTCGTGGCGAAATGAGCGTGGTCGGTCCACGCCCAATCGTCGAGAAAGAACTCGTTCGTTATGGCCCTTACATGGATGAAGTTGCCTCAGTCCGCCCTGGGTTGACCGGCCTTTGGCAAGTGAGTGGCAGAAATAACTTGAGTTACAAGAAACGGGTCAAGCTTGATCTGGCCTATGCCCGTGGTCGTTCGTTCGGCCTGGACTTTGCCATCATCCTGCGCACATTTGGTGTGTTGATCCTGCCGATGGATCGCGGTGCTTACTGACTTGTGCTCAGCGGCTTATCGCCCATTGGATGATCCCAAGACCACTGAGCCAGACGATCTCCAGTCGGCTTGATGCCTTTAGAACCTCTCTAACCAGAGGCCCGTTTGCCGTTGGTTGGCCGGCCCCAAGCACAGGTTTCTGCACCAAGCGCTCTCCATACTTGTTCTCGCCGCCAAGTTGGATTCCGATGCAGTGGGCGTAGATCGCTTCTGCACGACCTGCATTGGGGGATGGATCCGCAGAGCCATCCCGCTCTGCCGCCTGCACCCGTTGCGCCCATTGTGTCCAGGGTGGGCAGACCAGGGGCAGCGTAAGCATGACCAGACGGCAGGGCAGCCAGGTGAGCAGATCATCGAGGCGAGCGCCGGCTGTCCCCAACCAGCGCAGCCGGCCGCTGCGGTAACCGAGCATGGAATCCAGCGTGCTG containing:
- a CDS encoding sugar transferase → MTSASRPSLIQSAGRAARRGKYKPHLALISAPPSDLSTGTLIRHQNRWGRVFKRSGDIVFSLAVLSIGSPLLLLLAGLVKLSSPGPVFYVQRRVGRNYQRFGCIKFRTMRADADAVLARVLEADSSLRAEFERDFKLKRDPRITPLGRFLRRSSLDELPQFLNVLRGEMSVVGPRPIVEKELVRYGPYMDEVASVRPGLTGLWQVSGRNNLSYKKRVKLDLAYARGRSFGLDFAIILRTFGVLILPMDRGAY